Proteins from one Methanobrevibacter sp. V74 genomic window:
- a CDS encoding Ig-like domain-containing protein: protein MPLKADDVVTFENKTSTFTVKAFNQNGRAAQNKNISITINGTEKIVQTDANGVASVNFTFDKGEYIIISKDMDTGYTIQNKITVIDPSSGRHFNKYGVSDDGKTILAIGRASAPGEMGKYNYTFYMVEFLRVCPYCGSNELYWSIFWAGNEVTSKGRFPATGRIEWGSAEGGIYCAHCDADFSIFGNEHIAGSTKKLTPLCDPIPCTKEDAYKLLSGNFILYYY, encoded by the coding sequence GTGCCTCTTAAAGCAGATGATGTAGTAACATTTGAAAATAAAACTTCAACATTTACTGTAAAAGCATTTAATCAAAATGGACGGGCTGCCCAAAATAAAAACATTAGTATAACTATAAATGGCACAGAAAAAATTGTTCAAACAGATGCTAATGGTGTAGCTAGTGTTAATTTTACTTTTGATAAAGGAGAATATATAATTATTTCAAAAGACATGGATACTGGTTATACGATTCAAAATAAAATCACAGTAATTGATCCGTCTAGCGGAAGACACTTTAATAAATATGGTGTTTCTGATGATGGTAAAACAATTCTAGCTATTGGACGGGCTTCAGCTCCAGGAGAGATGGGAAAATATAATTATACTTTTTATATGGTTGAATTTTTAAGGGTTTGCCCATATTGCGGAAGCAATGAACTTTATTGGAGTATTTTTTGGGCAGGAAATGAGGTTACAAGTAAAGGAAGATTCCCTGCTACAGGAAGAATTGAATGGGGGAGTGCTGAGGGAGGAATATATTGTGCTCACTGTGACGCTGATTTTAGTATTTTTGGTAATGAACACATAGCAGGATCTACTAAAAAATTGACTCCTTTGTGTGATCCTATTCCATGTACAAAGGAAGATGCTTACAAATTGTTAAGTGGAAACTTTATATTATATTATTATTAA